A single window of Methanomassiliicoccales archaeon DNA harbors:
- a CDS encoding phosphoglycerate mutase (catalyzes the interconversion of 3-phosphoglycerate and 2-phosphoglycerate; this enzyme does not require the cofactor 2,3-bisphosphoglycerate as a phosphate donor; BPG-independent PGAM; aPGAM) encodes LLETKDLVLINIKATDIASHDGDIENKIKAIERVDSMVGYLRNTIPEDTVIAILADHCSPIEVKDHSGDPVPLTVYCEGGLRDEVQTFDERSFLKGGMGRIRGKDLLPILLDKANRSDKYGA; translated from the coding sequence CTTCTTGAGACTAAAGATCTTGTATTGATAAACATTAAGGCGACTGACATTGCTTCGCATGACGGTGACATCGAGAATAAGATTAAGGCTATAGAGCGTGTTGACTCAATGGTGGGATACCTCAGAAATACCATTCCTGAAGATACAGTCATTGCTATTTTAGCTGATCATTGTTCGCCAATTGAGGTAAAAGATCACAGTGGCGATCCGGTCCCTCTTACGGTATACTGTGAGGGTGGTTTAAGGGATGAAGTTCAAACATTTGATGAGCGGTCTTTTCTGAAAGGAGGAATGGGGAGAATTCGAGGTAAAGATCTTTTGCCCATCTTGCTTGACAAGGCAAATAGATCAGATAAGTACGGTGCATAG